One window of Streptococcus suis genomic DNA carries:
- a CDS encoding nucleotidyltransferase, with protein sequence MISGIIAEYNPFHTGHKYLLEQAEGLKIVIMSGNFMQRGEPAIVDKWTRAQMALEHGADLVVEMPFLVSVQSADHFAKGAISILQRLGVEKLVFGTEEMLDYQKIADIYVDKSEEMENFVKNLPDHLSYPQKTQAMWQEFAGLTFTGNTPNHILALAYAKAVAGTGIQLSPVQRQGAGFHSEEVETSYASATAIRKGADQLDLVRGFLPSASLFEEATKVSWRNYFPLLRYQIATHPYLSQVFQVNEELASRIRSAIGSAATVEELVEAVATKRYTKARVRRVLTYILVNAVETPLPEAVHVLGFSARGQAYLKQVKERVDLVTRIGKKPWDSLTQQADLVYQLGADAMAEQTYGRVPVRGLCHNNDRCLKRCQIKDLSVLQNINTVKRSKRVI encoded by the coding sequence ATGATTTCAGGGATAATAGCAGAATACAATCCCTTCCATACAGGTCATAAATACTTGCTTGAGCAGGCTGAGGGGCTGAAAATTGTCATCATGTCAGGCAACTTCATGCAACGGGGTGAGCCAGCCATTGTGGATAAGTGGACACGGGCTCAGATGGCTTTGGAACACGGGGCAGATCTTGTTGTCGAGATGCCCTTTTTGGTGTCGGTCCAGTCGGCTGACCATTTCGCCAAGGGAGCAATCAGCATTTTACAAAGGCTGGGTGTGGAAAAGTTGGTTTTCGGTACGGAAGAAATGCTGGATTACCAAAAGATTGCGGATATCTATGTGGATAAGTCGGAAGAGATGGAAAATTTTGTGAAAAACTTGCCTGACCATCTCTCTTATCCACAGAAGACCCAGGCTATGTGGCAGGAGTTTGCAGGCTTGACTTTTACAGGTAATACACCCAATCATATTCTGGCTCTGGCTTACGCCAAGGCGGTGGCAGGGACAGGCATTCAGCTCAGCCCTGTTCAACGGCAGGGAGCTGGTTTTCATTCGGAAGAGGTGGAAACGTCCTACGCCTCGGCGACAGCTATCCGCAAGGGTGCTGACCAGCTGGACTTAGTTCGCGGCTTTTTACCGTCTGCCAGTCTCTTTGAAGAGGCGACCAAGGTAAGCTGGAGAAACTATTTTCCTCTGCTCCGCTACCAGATTGCGACCCACCCATATCTCAGTCAGGTCTTTCAGGTCAACGAAGAACTAGCCAGTCGTATCCGCTCTGCTATTGGGAGCGCAGCGACCGTGGAGGAGTTAGTGGAAGCCGTTGCGACCAAGCGCTACACCAAGGCGAGGGTGCGGCGGGTGCTGACCTACATCCTGGTCAATGCGGTGGAAACTCCCTTACCAGAAGCGGTCCATGTATTGGGCTTTTCAGCTCGAGGCCAGGCCTATCTCAAGCAGGTCAAGGAGCGGGTGGACCTGGTGACGCGGATCGGCAAAAAGCCCTGGGACAGCCTGACCCAGCAGGCGGATTTGGTCTATCAACTGGGCGCTGACGCAATGGCAGAGCAGACCTACGGGCGTGTGCCGGTGAGGGGATTGTGTCATAATAATGATAGGTGCTTAAAACGCTGTCAAATCAAGGATTTGAGTGTTCTACAAAATATAAATACTGTAAAAAGATCCAAAAGAGTGATATAA
- a CDS encoding DNA cytosine methyltransferase: MKINAVDLFCGVGGLTCGVQQAGINVVAGYDIDPRSQFAYEFNNNAKFILKDVKEIDNQEISNLYPDDTDIKILMGCAPCQPFSTYSHKYKSNENTLQKMDLLDYFGQQIEYVQPDIVSMENVPQMVKEKVFDNFIQILKDNDYSIDYKVVYAPEYGVPQKRKRLLLLASKLGEIKLLSPQFAKDSYPTLRETIGNLPKLKAGETNLEDPLHRSRKLSELNMRRIKQSKPGGTWRDWDEELLLEAYKKKSGESFGSVYGRLEWDQPSNTITTQFPGIGNGRFGHPDQDRALSLREGAMLQTFPKNYLFTEPELGGNYPIAQVALQIGNAVPPKLGEVIGNSILEHLENLQ; this comes from the coding sequence ATGAAAATTAATGCTGTAGATTTATTTTGCGGTGTTGGAGGATTGACCTGTGGTGTTCAACAAGCGGGTATAAACGTTGTTGCAGGTTATGATATAGATCCTCGTAGTCAATTTGCCTATGAATTTAATAATAATGCGAAATTCATATTGAAAGACGTTAAAGAAATTGATAATCAGGAAATTAGCAATCTTTATCCTGACGATACAGATATAAAAATTTTAATGGGTTGTGCTCCATGCCAACCCTTTTCGACATATAGTCATAAGTATAAGAGCAATGAAAATACACTTCAGAAGATGGATCTTTTAGATTATTTTGGTCAACAAATTGAATATGTTCAGCCGGATATTGTTTCTATGGAAAATGTTCCTCAGATGGTTAAAGAGAAGGTCTTTGATAACTTTATCCAAATTTTGAAAGATAATGATTATTCAATTGATTATAAAGTAGTTTACGCCCCGGAGTATGGTGTTCCACAAAAAAGAAAACGCCTATTACTTTTAGCTTCAAAATTAGGAGAGATAAAATTACTGTCTCCTCAATTTGCTAAAGATAGTTACCCAACACTGAGGGAGACAATTGGAAATTTACCAAAACTAAAGGCGGGAGAGACTAATTTGGAGGACCCTCTACATAGAAGTCGCAAACTTTCCGAATTAAATATGAGAAGGATAAAACAGTCAAAGCCGGGTGGAACTTGGAGGGATTGGGATGAAGAGCTTTTGCTTGAAGCTTATAAGAAAAAGAGCGGAGAGTCCTTTGGTTCTGTTTATGGTCGTTTGGAGTGGGATCAACCTTCTAACACAATCACAACACAGTTTCCAGGTATTGGAAATGGTCGTTTTGGTCACCCAGATCAAGATAGAGCGTTGAGTTTGCGTGAGGGAGCGATGCTACAAACTTTTCCAAAGAATTATCTTTTTACAGAACCTGAACTTGGAGGAAATTACCCTATTGCACAAGTTGCGTTACAAATTGGTAATGCTGTTCCACCTAAATTGGGTGAAGTTATTGGAAATAGTATTTTAGAACATTTGGAGAACTTACAATGA